The genomic DNA TCAGAAGGGAACCCTACCGTTAACGGATTAGTCCCCAGCATATTCTCCACACCCCAGGTCGGCGCGATTGACGGCCTGGCGTTAGTACCTGTCATCCCCGCCATCCCGTTTTTGATTGCCATAAGAGGATAATATCCTGCGATACCGTAATGCGTCGAGTTACGCACAACAGTCATCCCGATCCCATACTTCTTAGCTTTATCGATAGCCATCTGCATAGCTTTCACGCCGATCACGTGCCCCATCCCGTGATTACCATCGATAACCGCGGTTGCCGGGCTGTCTTTAACAACGTCAAACTTTGTCACTGGCTTCTGTATCCCTTGCAATATACGGTCAATGTATATAGGCTTGAACCGTCCCACCCCGTGAGAGTCAATCCCGTGCTTGTCCGCTGTGATGAGAACTTCCGCACAGACTTCCGCATCAGCTTTCGGCACTCCCACTGCTTGGAATACGTCAACCATAAACTTTTCCGCAACTTCGAACTTTACCCATTTAACATCTTTTGAAACTATGACCATTAAAAAAACCCCTTCCCTTAAATCCCAACCACTTATTTTACTAAAAAAACCGGTTTTTTTTACTTCCCAACTTTTAATCCCAAAACAAACTTAAACGGCACGATTGGCACGCGGTACTTCTCAAACGTCGAAGGCCCGCAACTACCCGTCCCAAGCCCGCATTGTTTATGATCAACGATTAACGTTATAAAATCGCGTTTTACGAGGTCATACGTATGCTTTGCATCATCAATATCCTTGACGGTATAATAACTTGCGTTGAAGTCAAACTCCGGGTAACCGGTTAACTTAAGACACGGTATATTTGCATTACCAGTTTTATCCATCCTGAACTCCGCCCAGCGCACACTCCGGCGGTTACCGTTCTCCTGCGGGTATATGTAGTTTGTGAACAATCCATCAACTGTGTTGCTATAAATCCCGAACTCGTTCGCGTACTCACTATCATTATACGCTTCCCCCGGCCCGCGGCCGTACCATTTCGCGTTACACAACTTTTTATTGAGTTCCATAACAATTCCAACCCGGGGTAAATTTATGGGTAACCCTATCGGCATCCCGCTGAACTCCAGAATAATCTCACCGGTATTATAAATGTTGTATTTGTAGTTACAAACCACCTTATGCCGGAAGACTGGGACACCCATTGTTGTACCGATATTAACGCTCACGAATTTCCCCTTGTTTTTACCGGTACCCGGGACAATATCGAAACCGTCCAAGCGTTCAACAAAGTTGTGATACCCAGCAGCTAACCACTGTTTCCGTAACCCTGCGGGAGCGTCATCCCTGCGATCATTATCTATTGTTGCACGCCAAAAATTAGCTTTTATCGCGGAAGTAATAACCTTTTGCCCGGCATAGGTAACTTCCGCTAACTGCCCATGCACACGGTCAAAGTTTAATACCATATCCCCGGATTTCACTGTAACACTATGCTTCTCATCCTCAACCACAACATTCCCCGTATTTTTTACACAAATTTCAGGTAATGAAGAACGTTTACCAGCGGCCTGCGTATTTAATCTTAACTGTTCACTGGCAATAACATGCCCTTTCACAGCATAACGTGTATTTTCACGTGAGGTAAAGTAGAAATTAATAAAATATTCAGCCTC from Elusimicrobiota bacterium includes the following:
- a CDS encoding Ldh family oxidoreductase → MVIVSKDVKWVKFEVAEKFMVDVFQAVGVPKADAEVCAEVLITADKHGIDSHGVGRFKPIYIDRILQGIQKPVTKFDVVKDSPATAVIDGNHGMGHVIGVKAMQMAIDKAKKYGIGMTVVRNSTHYGIAGYYPLMAIKNGMAGMTGTNARPSIAPTWGVENMLGTNPLTVGFPSDDPFPFLIDCATSITQRGKIEMYDRAGIETPAGLVIDENGNTRTDTKQILIDLTKGKAALTPLGGPGETLGGYKGYGYAAVVEIMSA